In Paracoccus contaminans, the genomic stretch GCCGCACGGCGGGCCAAGATGCCGATACCGTTCTTGTTCCCTGCGGTGTTGATGATGTGCAGGCCGGAACCTTCGATGCTCGACCCCTGGTTCAGCGCGATGCAGTTGCGCTGGTTGGACGAGCCGTCATCCAGTATTTTGACGCGCGCGGCCGTAGTGTTCCCGGCGACCTTCAAGCTGCCCCGGTCGATGCCGATGCCAGCCGTGATGCCCGGCCCCAGCCGGACCTCGAAATCCCGCGCCGATGCCGTAAAGGACAGATCGCCGCCGATCATCTGGAACAGTTGGACCCCCGACAGGCCGAGACTGGACCCGTCCACGACCATATCGGTCATCGACAGCGCGGCTTGGGTGGCCCGGACGGACAGCGAGGCATCGGCCGGGATAATCCAGTTCCAACCCGTCCATACCGAGCGCGTGCCCGCCCCCAGGGACCATGATGCCGTGACCCGCGCGCCCCCGAGGGTGGCGCCCGTAATCTGGATCAGCCGTCCCTTGGGCGTCAGCTTGCGCGTGGCGACATAATCGCCATCTGCCAGCGTGATGACCCCATTGCCGTCATACACCTCGATGATGGTCTTCCAGTCGTCAGCAGGGGTCAGGGTGAGGTCGTCCCCATAGCCGTACTGCCGGTGCGTCGGGCGCACGTTCGGCTCGATGGCAGCCAGTCGCGCGTCCTGGTTCACGACCAGCGCCTTGGCTGCATCGCTCGCTGCCTCTGCACGTTCTCTGGCCGCGATGGCATCTGCGGAGATCCGCGCCAAGTCGTTCGCAACCGGGCTCGGATAGCCGGTGCTGACCATCAGGGGGATTTCACGAGCCATGGTGCGCGCCTCATCTGGTGAGGCGGCACGTCCTATGCCGCAGTTTCCGCCCTTATAGCACCGGCCGCGGCCCGCGCCTAGAACGTCGGCACGGGCTTGGGCAGGGATGCCGTCAGCCGTTCGGTCAGCCTCGGGTTCAGGTTGACCCCGATCTGCGCCCGCTCGGCGGCCCGCTCGCGCCCGCGCCAGCTGGCCCGGATCGTCTCGGACGTGATCGGCCACTCGGGCACATCGCGGTTGAAAGCCATGATCTCGTCGATGACTTTTGCCGGGATAGGCTCACCCGCCTTGATCGCGTCCACCGCGCGCTTGTGCAGGCGCTGGCGCCGGGTGTTGATCTCGGCCTGCCCCTTCCGCAGCATGTTCGCCTGCTCGTACCGCTCCGCTACCGCCGCTGGCGTGAAGCCCAGCGACTGCTGCAAGACGTTCAGTGGCGATACATTCTCAAGGATGATGTCGCCGTCCTTGGTCTGCACGCCTTCCCACGCATAGCGCGCCGCCTTCATCGGGTCACGCACGGCCTTCGGCATGATCCGTTCGGTACCGCGCCAGTATTCGCCCTCGGCAATGTCGGACAGCCCCATGGGGACGCTGGCCGCCATCCAGCCGATCGTGGGCCCGAGCGCGTCCTTGACGTACTGCCAGCCCGCCTCGTCGGCCTTGATCCCGTCGCGCTGCTCGCGCAGCCAGAGTTCGGGCATCCCGATCCGGTTGGTCAGGTCGACGCCCGTCACCTGGCCCGGCACGCCGTTCAGCACCGCGCCCATGGCGAAGTTCCAGGCCGTGGTCGGCAGGCTATCCCCCTCGAACAGCAGCGCGTCCTGCAGCCATGCGTCCAGGTCGTCGTCGTCACCCGGCAGGAACATCGACAGCAGCGTGGTCAGCAGCGCATAGCCCCAGACCCCGCGTATCCCGGCGTGCGCGAACATGGACAGCGTGATGCCGACCGCCTGCAACCGCGCCTCGCGCCGCAGCTCCGGCGTCGCGCCGTTGAACGTCTGATGCAGGTCGCGGAACAGGCGATAGAGCATGTTGACCTGGAAGCTGCGGAAGGTCGTCAGCAGCTTGCCCAGGTCATTTTGCATGAAGCGCGGGCGCGAGTTGTTCTGCGCGTCGAAGTGCGCCGCCCATGTCGCGTCCGTCGCCGCGTCGATCGCCGCAGCGTGCGTGAGCCCGTCCTCGCGCCCGAGGCGATAGGCCGCCACGAACGTGACCTCGCGGTTCATCCTTTCCGCGTGGTGGAAGAAGAAGCCCAGGGCACGCTGCACCTGATCCCGTGCCGGGCTGTGGCTGACGCCATGGTCGGCGATCTCGGCCAGGCTATGCGCCTGCGTCCGGTCGATCACACCGCGCCGCAAAGCCTCGTCCAGCGCGGCCTTCTCGTCGCCGGTCAGCACGTTGCTGTTCTCGAGATAGCCCTTCGCCCGCGTGAAATCCCGCATCGCGCGCATCAGGTGCCGGGCCACGCCGGGCACGCCGGCCTTCTGGAACCGGGCTGCCAGCATCGGCGCGCCGACCACGGTGGTCTGCGTGATGTTGACCAGCGCCGCCGCCGGCGAGGCTGCCAGTTGCAGCGTGAACGCCATACCCGATGCCGCGGCGATCAGGGGCGATCCCTGCGGGTTCATCGTGAAGGCGTGCCGCTGGCGCATCTCGTTCACGACCGCCTGGGCGCGGTTCGGATCGGGCTGGCGCTTCGCTTCCTCGGTCGCCTCGTCCAGATCGTCCTCGAGGCGCAGGCCCCATTGCAGCTTCGCCAGCTGGTGCCCGCCGTGGAACAGGTGGTCGCCATAGGCCCGCAGCGCGTCGGTGCTGTAGCCGGCGCGGCCCTTACGGTGGATGCTGCTCTTGCGGATCGACTGATCGGGCAGGGTTTCCAGCCACCGCTGCCAGATCGCGTCCATGACCTCGGGGCTGGCGCCGGTATCGGCGAGGATGCCTTCCACATCGGCAACGAAGGACGGATCAACCTGGCGCCGCAGGTCCGCGGACTCGGACATGACGCCATGCTGGACCCGGCCCGGTGCCGTCTTCTCGGCCTCGGCCGCAAAAGCGCGCTGCGCCCCGGCCGTCTCGAACAGGCTGAACGACACGACCTTTCCGTTCTCGTCCCGCACGGTGACGAAAAACTGGCCGTGACGCGCCAGCGGCACATAGGGGCCCGACAGGCGGTTCCCCTCGAAGACGGCGCGCAGCTTCTGCAGCCGCGCCCGGCCGTTGACCTTGGCCGACTGCTCGATCTTCGCCAGCCGCGCGTCGGCCTCGGCAATCGCCGCGTCCCGCTCCGCGCCGGTCAGCCCCTCGTCGTCGATCTCGCGCAGCGCCTTGGCGTGGTCGCGCTGCGCCCGGCGCACCGCGATCTCGGACGCCAGTTCGATGTTCTTCAAGATCGCGTCCTCGAACGCATCGCCGATCGCGTCATAGTCCCCGCGGACCCGGCCCCACATCGCGCGGAAGCCCTCGGGCAGCGCCTTGAACCGGGCCGACAGGTCGGCATGGGCGCGGGCGCGGGCCGCCTCGCGCGCCACGCCTTCCGGGTCAGCCATGGATACGTTGCGCGGCTCGAACGGATTGGACGGGTCCACCTGGGCGATGGTCGCCTCATGCAGCAGGTCCATAAACGCCCGGTTCCCGTCAGCGTCCTTGCGGCGCAGCTTCATCCATTCCTGCGCGGTGTCGGCCGCGCGGGCGTGCCAGGCGGTGCGCTGCGCGTCCATCTCGTCCTTGTGGGCGATGTAGGACTGCGCGGCCAGCAGGTTGCGGCCCAACTCCTTGAACAGCGGTCGCCCCGGAACCAGGGACAGCACGTTCCAGCGCGTCGAGCGGCCCATGGCGTCGGTCAGCAGGTCCGACCAGAACTCGCCGCCCTTGCGCCATCCCTGCGATCCGAACGCCTGACCTGCCTTGCGGGCGCGTGCGGTCAGCGCGGCGCGGACCTCGGACAGGTCGCGCTGTTCCTTGACGGCTTCGGCCTTGGTGAATACCTTGACGACAGTCCCGCCGTCGTTTCGGACGTTAGAGAGAAGGATGCGCTTCAGCGCATAGGCATCTTTCGCGGCGGGCGCTTTCTTCCACATCGTGTTGACCGCCGCCTCCCCTCGGGACTGGCGGATTTCTTCGACCAAGAGAACCGTCCCGTCGGGCATTTCCCTGATGTAGGTGATGGCTTCGCGGCCGATCCGGGTTTTGCTTCCGAACGCCACAGCATCAGGGTCGGCGATGATCGCGCCGATCTGCTCAATGTCGGATTCGGTGATCGCCACCTGACCGCGCCGGGCCTCGCTGGACGCGCCGCCGTGCCGACCGAAGATATGGCGCACGGCTGACCCGTCGATGACGTGACGCAGCCCGCTCATGTCGATGCCCGCATCTTCGGCAGCGCGGGTTACCCATTCTGCCGCTGCGCCAGTCTCGGCCTTTTCCGGCGCGTGGCCCGGGCGTTTGGCCGCGGCGATCACGTCCGCCACCGTCAGGGATGGCTTGCGCTGATCCTTGACGGAATCATGGTCAGCGTCCATGTTCAGGGTGCCGAGCCGGGGGGATGGAGACCGATCCCCCCACAAGTCGCGGAGACGGGCTGTTGACCTTTCCGTGCGGCGCGGCGACTGCCTATCATACCCACCGCCGCCGCCGGGCCCGCCCGGGCCGCGCCCGCCGACCTCGCCGCGCGCGATGCGCTCCATGACCCGCGCCGCGTCCTCGAAGCCCTCGCCGCGCAGCGCCGACGCGACCGCCCGGAAGAAGGACCGGATCGCCTCGAGCGCCGACCGCAGCGGGCCGCCGTCGACCTCGCGCCGCCCGGCTGCCCAATCCGCGAACATCTCGGCGACCGCTTCCTCCATCTGACCCGCTGCGTCCAGGTCGGGATACGCCGCCCGCACTGCCGCCATAAGATCGGCGTCGGCCCGCGCCGCCTGCACCAGGGCCCGCCATTCGTCGGCCGTGAACAAGCCGTGCGACGCGCCCCATCGCTGCCCGTCGCGCAGCGCATGGATCATCTCGTGATCCAGCGTGTGCAGCCAGCCGCGCCCGCGGTCGCGCAGGATCGAGATGACGCCCTTCGCATAGGTGCCGCCGGCGCCGGTCACACGGCCAGCCTCGACGCGCAGCCCGATCTTGCCCAGCAGCCCGGCCCGGTCCAGCGCCTCGGCCGCCGCCGCGTTGATCCGGCGCGCGGCCTCGGGGGTGATGGTCGAATGGGCGTTGACAGGAGCGGGCGCAATGTCGAGATTGATCTCGACGGGGTTGTCTTCCAGACCGTAAGCGGCTTGCCCGCCCATCGAAGCAGACTGCTGCTTGACCCCGCCATCGCCACTTTGGCGAGAGGTGGAGCCGCTCCGGGCTTCAGCTACCCGATTAGCCGCTCCACCTTCTGCATCGCCACGATCCGTGGACAGGTCATAGTGGAAAGTGCCGTTGGCGTCCTCTCGGAGCGTGGCGATTAGGCGATAAGGCTGCCCGTCGATCGAGACGGTGGCACTGACTTTGTGGAACGTCTGCCGTTCGGTGCCAGGTTTTTCACCGCTGCGGGTCGATACCAGTTTCGCCCCCTCGATCATTTGCCGCAACGCGGGAACGGCACGCAGGATAACGTCCCCCTTCCTGCCCCCCAGCTTCTTGCTGCCGGTGCGGCCAAACTGAACGTGCCAGCCCGTTGATTTCATCACGGCGACTGTGCCGATCAGATTTTTCCGATACCAGGATTCGGCCTTCTTGCTGAGCTGCAGCATATCCTCCCACGGCCCAAGTTCGTTGCCAGTCAGGGTGGCAACTGGTTCGGGGTTGGGCGCTGGATACATCAGCGGATCGCTATTGACGGCGGAATCGGGGACGCCGATATTGAGGGTGTCGGCGCCGAGTTCCATATCTGGCTCCACGCGGGACTCCCGCGCGCCCATCGGACCTTGGGTCCGGGTGCCGACACCGCCGCGCTCGGCGTTGACAGAGGCATCCTCGAACGCAAAATTGAAGTCGTCGGCGCTGCCTTCCAATGCCGGAGCGAATACCTGCCCCTTGCCGGGGTTCAGATTCACCGCGGGCTTTTGCCCGGCGCCGACGACTTCATCCGGCACCTGCCGGTCAATGTCGCGCTGCTCCATAGCGCCAGGGCCCGCGTTGACAGGGGCTGTGGAGAGCGGCGAGGTCTTGCCCTGCCCATCTTCCGCGCCTACATTATCCGTGCCGTTCTGGCCCTTGGGATCAAGGGGGCCGTCTATCGGTGAGACGCTGGGCCCGGCGCTCTCCCAGAGCGGTTTCTTCTTGGCATACTGACCGCGCCGGATAGGGGTGGCCGTCCGTACATCGTAGAAATCGCCGCTTGCGTCAGGTTCCAGCTGCACAATCAGCAGCCCCTTTTTGCCATCGTCCATCACAGGATCAAGCGCCCGGCCTTGGCGCGCATAGACGGCTTGAAACCCACGCCCGACCTGCGACACGAACGCCTCGACGCTCGGGTATCCAAGGCTTCGAATATGCTCTCCGTGGCGCTGCTCGATGTGCTGCAATCCCTTTGCGGGGTCGCCGCTACGCAGGCGGATATGGCCACCCTGCCGGCCGATACGTTCTGCTATCTTCGCAGTGATTTCACCGAAGGACAGACTGCCATCCGGGGCGCGGACGAAATCGGTGGTCAGCCCTTCGCGCTGTCCGCCTTCACCCGCTTGCGGATCGCGGCGGCCTGCGTCTGCAGGTTCTGCCGGTCCTGCGGGTCCGGCTCCTGCTGGGACATCTTGTCCATCACCCGCGCCATCGCTGACATCGCCAGCGGCGAATAGCCCACCTTGCCCTTTTCGGACTGCATCAGCCTTCCTTTCGTCATCGACCAGCTTGCGGCGCACGCCGGCGGCAGCGCCGATCGGATCAGCCGTTGCACCCAGCATATCAGTGCCGGGCTGGCTCCGCATCCCCTCATCGGCGAAAAGGATCAGCCCGCGTGCCAGCCGCTCGCGGCCCCGCGCGGTGCGATACGATGCCGGCGCATCGCGGAACATCAGCGTGAGGAACGCCTTGCCCATCGGCGACACGGCGTCGCCCGAGAACATGTCGCCCTGTCCGACGAACTCGTCGACCTTGCGGCCCGCCCGGCGGGCGCGGTCCACGATCCGAACCGCTTCCAGCAGCGCCTCGGTCTGGTCCATCTCGGGCGCAATGGCGGAATCCTTGGCCGCGTCGCGCATCTGCGCCCAGCGGGGCGCCACATCCATCAGCGCGCCGCCGATCGCCTTGATGCTGCCGTCCGTCGCCTCCATGACGGCGCTGACCAGATCGGCGTCGCCATAGGCCCGGGCCAGCAGCGCAGCCTGCACGCGGCGCACCGCGTCCTGCGTCATGGACCCGTCGTCGCGGATCAGGTTGCCCATCTCGGCCGGGGCCACGACTTGGCCGAGGAAACCTCGCACGAAGTCACGGTTGCCGGCCGCATCGACCTCACCGCCGCGGTACAGATCGAGGACCGCGGGCGACAGCACCTTGGCGTCGGCCATGGCCTGCTCGCTGGCGCTCATGGCCTGGGTGTCGCGCTCGTTCGCCTCGCGCGCGGTCGCGGCGAGGGTGTCGGTGTCCATGTCCTCGTTGATGGTGCGGACCAGAACCGGGCGCTTGAAGCCGCCTTCCGGGTACCCCTGGGATTTCAGCCATGCGCGATAGCCGTCCGCGGTGCCTTCGGCATAGGCGCGGCGCAGCGCCAAGGTGCGGCCGTTGCCGCTGATGACCACACCGCCCTTCGTGGCGATCGGGGCGCCGGCGCTGGCCTGCGGGTTCTCGCCCAGCAGCTCGGGCCGAATGTCGGCCGCGATCTTGCGGATCTGCTCCTGCGAGCGGTTGCCGCTGCGGTCGCGCGGCTGCAGTTCCTGGGGGAACGCCGGGTTATCCCGGCCGTCGTCCAGTTGCGAGGCGGTCAGGTCGTCCAGTTCGACAAGCGCATACTCGACAGCGATCTCGCGCCCGCGCGCCGTGATCGCCTTGCCGGGCTTGATCGGCTTGCGGGTGATTTCGCCCGTCGGTTGCGCAGTATGCAGTTCTTGCACATTGCCCTGGTCATCGCCAGTTTCGGCCTGTACCTGCTGGGGCGCCGGGCTGATTTCCTCGGGCGATCCGGCAGGACGTTCCGCGCGCTGCACGGGGCCGTTTGCGAGCTGGCGATCGTCTGGCAGGGTTCGGTGCGTGCGCTGCCCCTCGCCGGGGGCATCGACCCAGCCGCCGGTGTCGTCGCGCTTCACCGCCTGCACCGTGATGTCCTTGGTGGCGGGGTCGAACGCAATCACACGGTCATGGCCGCCGCCGTAGCTGGCGATGATGTTGCCGGGCGCGAGATAGTCCGCTGTTCCAGCGTCCCGAATTGCGGCCTTTGCCTTGCCCTTCGCCCGGTTCAGCGAGGCGAGAAAGTCCCGACCAGAACCGGAGCGGACAGGCGGGGCAGTCTTAACTGCGCTTTGGTCCGCTGACCGACCTCCAACTTTCGCCGCGTTCTGTTGGGTCTGGGCCGTCGGCCCGCTTACCGACTCCGGGACTGCGGCGGGCTGGGGGGCTGCGCTCGGTTCAGCACCGTCTCGATCAAACTGCGGATCACGGGGTCCATTGTCAGCGTCCTCGGTTGCGACAGGCGCGGGGGTTGTGGCTTCAGGCTCAACCGCCGGCGCGGCGGTGCGTTCCCACTCGTCGGCCCGGTCGGCGTTCACGAAGACGCCGCCGTCCTTGCGGAAACTGTAGGGGTCGATCTCATCGGCCTTGGCCTTCGTCACGCCCTGCAGGACGTAGCCGGTCTTGACCTTGCCCTTGGCGGTGGTGTGCGTGACCGGGCCGGCCGCGCGGGCGGCGGTCAGCGGCGCTGACAGCGGGTGTGTCGCGCGGTTTACTGCACCGTCCACGTCGCCGGCATCAGCGACACCAGCATCGCCTTGCGCAGAGCTGGCAACAGGTGCGGCGACGGGCTCTCTGGCGGGACCACCTCGCCCACTCTCGTCTGCGGGCGGCTGTCCAGCCAGATTCGCAGGCCCAGCCATTCCTGCTCCGTCAGCAGGCCCAGCCGGCGCAGTTCCCTCGCCGCGTCGATCGTCGTCAGCATGTGCCCGTAGGGCGTCGGTTGCCTGTGCATCGGTCGCGCCCTCCGGGGCGATGGACGGCGCGGGCAACTCGGCCGGGTTGGGCTTGGCCCCCTTCGGTGAGGCCTTCGCGGCCTCGTCGATCCGCAGCGCCAGCGTGCGCGCCTTGTCAAAATCGACCGGGGACAGGGTATGCTCGATTCCGTCAGCCCGCACGACCGCGTTGCCCGGCTCGCCTCCTCCAAGGGGCGCCTCACGCTTGGCACGGGCACGGTGCCCCTGCTGGACCTGCTCGGCGATCCGGCTCTGGCGCCCGGAGACAGGCGGCAGGCGGGCCTTTTCCACACCGCCTTCCTGATGCCCTCAAGGGCCGAGCTGGGCCGCTGGCTGGCCCATGCGGCGGCAATGCGCGTGCCGCTTCAGGGCGCGTCGGATCACATCGTCAGCGAGGCGATCTATCTGGCCGACCCCGAGGGCAACGGGATCGAGGTCTATGCCGACCGCCCGGTGGCGCGCTGGCATGGCCCTGCGGGTGAAATCCGGATGTCCACCGATCCGCTTGACATGCAGGCGCTGTTGAGGGCCGCGGATGGAACGGAATGGTCGGGTTTTCCCCAAGGAGGCACGATCGGCCATGTCCATCTTCAGGTGGGCGACACGGCAGAGGCGGATCGCTTCTATTCGGCCGTGCTCGGCCTCGATATCGCTGCGCGTTACACGGGGGCCAGTTTCTACGGCAGCGGCGGCTATCACCACCAGCTTGCCGGCAATATCTGGAACAGCCCCCGCGCCGAAAGGCGGGCCGAGGGAGCGGCCGGATTGGGCGCCATCGAAATCATCCTGCGCGAGGCTGCCGATCTGAGGGCCATTGCTGATCGCGCGCAAGGCGCTGGCATCGCGATCAGTAAGGGCGATGACGGCCTGACCATCCGCGATCCCTGGAACACGGCCATCATCCTGAGGGCTTGAGGACGCATCCTGTTTGCAGAAAATGCAGCGGGCCGCCGACTGTTGCCCTATGCAGGCCAAGGGCGAGGGGGCGGCCGCGACCCGGTCATCCCGGACGGCAGGGCCGGGATGACGGGCGAGCACGCCTGGCGCACGGCGGCGCTGTCACCTTATGTCGCTCTGGTCAGACGTTGCGCCGCGCCCAGCCTCATGAGGCGCCCACTGCCTCGAGACGGCCCGCGCGTCGGTGGTGGGCCCGCGTCGCGTCATGCACGCCAGGGGATGCGGATTCCGCCGGGTGGCAGGGAACGAAAGGGCGCAGCAGCCGTTTGGATGCCATCACACATCAACAATCCTGAAAGGATGCAGCGATGGCCAACAACCAGACCGCCTCGGATCTCAAGAACGATCTCAAGGACACCGCCAACAAGACCGCCGACGACGTGAAATCCGGCGTGAACAAGATGGCGAATGACGTGCGCGGCGCCACCGACGAAGCGGCCGACAAGCTGCGGCAGACCGCGTCGGACGTGCGCAGCACGGCTGCTGACCTGGCTGATACCGCGCGCGAGAAAGGCTCGGAATATCTCGATGCCGCGCGCGAAAAGGTCGACGCTGTCCGTGAGAAGGGCGCCGAGATGGCGGATCGCCTGTATCGTGAGGGCGAGCGCCGCGCTGACGAGGTTGCGCAGTATGCGGGCGATTACTATGACGAGCTGTCGGACATGGTCCGCCGCAAGCCTGCCCAGGCGCTCGGCATCGCCGCGGGCGTCGGCTTCCTTGTCGGCCTGATCCTCGCGCGCCGCTAATCGCATGTTCGATTACGCGCGCAAGATGCAGCTTGCCTTGAGTGACGCGGGTCGCCGCGTCGCTCTCAAGGCGGCAGCCGGCGTCGTCGCGCTCATCGGGGCAGGGTTCCTGCTTGCCGCGCTGTGGACGTTCCTTGCCCGCAATCTCGGCTGGGGCCCGCTCGGGGCCTCGCTTGCCATCGGCATCATCTTCGTGGCGATCGCCGGGTTCCTGTTGTCACGGTCCAAGGCAGTGACGCATCCGGTGCCCACTACCGAAGAGCTGAAGGCCGAGGTCGAGACGAGGGTAACACTTGCCACAGACGCAGCGCTTGAAAAGGCGCGCGGAAAGGCAACCGAGGTCGTCGACACCGTCGAGGCTAAGGTCAGCGGGCTGGTCGAGAATGTTGCAGACCGCGCCAGCCGCTTTGCAAGCGATGCCGAAGCCAGGGTTCAGGGCTTTACCCGCAACGTCGCGGGCGAGGCTGCCAGCAAGGTCGGCCTGACGCCGAAATTCTTTTCCGAGGCCCAGGATACCATCGATCGGGTCAAGGATTCGAATGCGGTGACCATTCCGCCGCTGCTTGGCGCCTTTGCTGTCGGCATTGCCTTGGCAAGCAAGGTCCAGCAATGGCGGCATCGGGACGATTACCCCGGCTATGATGCCGAGGACTTCTATGACGAGGATGATTACGACAGCGACCGTTATCGCTGATCATTCATCGCAACGACAAAAGGGCCGCATCCAGCGGCCCTTTTTCCATGATGGATCAGGCTGACGCGTCAGCTGTTGGCTTCGCGGATCTTGTCGGCGGCGGCCTTGTCATAGGCGACGCCCGCGCGGTCGAACAACTGGTCCAGCTCGCCCGACAGGGTCATCTCGGTCACGATATCGCAGCCGCCGACGAATTCGCCCTTGACGTAAAGCTGGGGAACGGTGGGCCAGTCCGAGAAGTCCTTGATGCCCTGGCGCATCGCATCGCTGGAAAGAACGTTCACGTCGCGGTAGGCGACTCCCATATAGTTCAACACCCCCGCTACCCGGCTGGAAAAGCCGCATTGCGGAACCTCACGCGTGCCTTTCATGAACAGCACGACGTCATTCTCATTGATCAGGTCCTGGATTTCAACGCGGGTATCGGTCATGGCAGAAGCGTTCCGTTTGACGGTGCCGATCATGCGGCAGGGAAGGGGAAAAGGCCATCAATCCGGCGCTTTGGTGGTCAATGCAAGCGCGTGCAGCGCGCCGCTGGGCCCATCCATGATGCCGTTCAGCGCGGCATAGACGAGCCGCTGCTGCTGGACGCGATTGAGACCGCGAAAACTTTCGTCGATGACCTCAGCGGCGAAGTGGTTTCCATCGCCCGCCAGATCGGTAATCGTCACCCGGCCGTTGGGGAAAGCAGCCTGGATCAGTGTTTCGATCTGGTGCGCTTCCATGGCCATGTGCGGCTGTCCTTCTGGCTGATGCCGCCTTCATCTATGCGCCGCCGCGTTAGGCCGCAAGGGCAAGGGCGTATCGGCATGCAGCGGCGCGGATGTCACGCCCCGGCCCCACTTGCGGATAAGCCGCAGCGGACAGCCGCGCGCCACCGTCACCGGCCGCTGTGCCGCGGGATGCCCGGTGATCGGTCAAGGCGCGCTGCCCACGGGGCAGGGCAGGGCAGTGACGGGGAACGAAAGGTGAAATATCGGGACGGACCAAGGGCTTGGCAGAAGCCGCCGATCCAAACGTTCCTGCGCAGGGCCGATCCCCTCATTCCGTCATGCAGACGCACTAGGCGGCGGGCCGAGGTCTGCCTAGCGGCAGGACCTTATGTGGATTTTCAGGCACAAGCGCGAGGGCCGTTCGCCTGCGCGGTCGGCGCCAGCCCATTGGCGGCCATTGCGTGAAGCGTTCGTCACAAGCTGTTCACACAACTGCTGCAGCTTGGCTGCGCGGCCGTCACAATCTTGCATCAGGCTTTCGCCACCGAACCGGGGCAGGTGCCTGCTTTGCCCTGCCTATCCAGACGCCAGCAAGGCCGAGACAAGGAGAACCTACATGCTGGACCGGCTGCGTGACCGCCTGCGCGACATGATCAAGCCCCTGCACATTCCGCATTTCCCGCGCAGCCCGGTGCTGCCACCCCGGCCTCCCGCTGCCCATCCTCCGGCGGCTGCTGCCCATCCTCGGGCGGCCAGCGCACCGGCCCATGTGGCTGCGCCCCGTCCTGCGGCGGCAAAGGCTGCGGCTGCAACGCAGTCGGGCATCCCCGAGGCGGCACGAGGCACGCTGGACGGCGCCCGGCTGAAGAAAGGCATTGATGCGCTGAACAGCGACGGCGACCGCGCCATCCTGCGCGTCACGCCCGAGGTCAAGGCTCAGGTGAACCTGCGCGGTATCAAGGTCGGCC encodes the following:
- a CDS encoding VOC family protein gives rise to the protein MLDSVSPHDRVARLASSKGRLTLGTGTVPLLDLLGDPALAPGDRRQAGLFHTAFLMPSRAELGRWLAHAAAMRVPLQGASDHIVSEAIYLADPEGNGIEVYADRPVARWHGPAGEIRMSTDPLDMQALLRAADGTEWSGFPQGGTIGHVHLQVGDTAEADRFYSAVLGLDIAARYTGASFYGSGGYHHQLAGNIWNSPRAERRAEGAAGLGAIEIILREAADLRAIADRAQGAGIAISKGDDGLTIRDPWNTAIILRA
- a CDS encoding PLxRFG domain-containing protein; its protein translation is MDGAVNRATHPLSAPLTAARAAGPVTHTTAKGKVKTGYVLQGVTKAKADEIDPYSFRKDGGVFVNADRADEWERTAAPAVEPEATTPAPVATEDADNGPRDPQFDRDGAEPSAAPQPAAVPESVSGPTAQTQQNAAKVGGRSADQSAVKTAPPVRSGSGRDFLASLNRAKGKAKAAIRDAGTADYLAPGNIIASYGGGHDRVIAFDPATKDITVQAVKRDDTGGWVDAPGEGQRTHRTLPDDRQLANGPVQRAERPAGSPEEISPAPQQVQAETGDDQGNVQELHTAQPTGEITRKPIKPGKAITARGREIAVEYALVELDDLTASQLDDGRDNPAFPQELQPRDRSGNRSQEQIRKIAADIRPELLGENPQASAGAPIATKGGVVISGNGRTLALRRAYAEGTADGYRAWLKSQGYPEGGFKRPVLVRTINEDMDTDTLAATAREANERDTQAMSASEQAMADAKVLSPAVLDLYRGGEVDAAGNRDFVRGFLGQVVAPAEMGNLIRDDGSMTQDAVRRVQAALLARAYGDADLVSAVMEATDGSIKAIGGALMDVAPRWAQMRDAAKDSAIAPEMDQTEALLEAVRIVDRARRAGRKVDEFVGQGDMFSGDAVSPMGKAFLTLMFRDAPASYRTARGRERLARGLILFADEGMRSQPGTDMLGATADPIGAAAGVRRKLVDDERKADAVRKGQGGLFAAGDVSDGAGDGQDVPAGAGPAGPAEPADAGRRDPQAGEGGQREGLTTDFVRAPDGSLSFGEITAKIAERIGRQGGHIRLRSGDPAKGLQHIEQRHGEHIRSLGYPSVEAFVSQVGRGFQAVYARQGRALDPVMDDGKKGLLIVQLEPDASGDFYDVRTATPIRRGQYAKKKPLWESAGPSVSPIDGPLDPKGQNGTDNVGAEDGQGKTSPLSTAPVNAGPGAMEQRDIDRQVPDEVVGAGQKPAVNLNPGKGQVFAPALEGSADDFNFAFEDASVNAERGGVGTRTQGPMGARESRVEPDMELGADTLNIGVPDSAVNSDPLMYPAPNPEPVATLTGNELGPWEDMLQLSKKAESWYRKNLIGTVAVMKSTGWHVQFGRTGSKKLGGRKGDVILRAVPALRQMIEGAKLVSTRSGEKPGTERQTFHKVSATVSIDGQPYRLIATLREDANGTFHYDLSTDRGDAEGGAANRVAEARSGSTSRQSGDGGVKQQSASMGGQAAYGLEDNPVEINLDIAPAPVNAHSTITPEAARRINAAAAEALDRAGLLGKIGLRVEAGRVTGAGGTYAKGVISILRDRGRGWLHTLDHEMIHALRDGQRWGASHGLFTADEWRALVQAARADADLMAAVRAAYPDLDAAGQMEEAVAEMFADWAAGRREVDGGPLRSALEAIRSFFRAVASALRGEGFEDAARVMERIARGEVGGRGPGGPGGGGGYDRQSPRRTERSTARLRDLWGDRSPSPRLGTLNMDADHDSVKDQRKPSLTVADVIAAAKRPGHAPEKAETGAAAEWVTRAAEDAGIDMSGLRHVIDGSAVRHIFGRHGGASSEARRGQVAITESDIEQIGAIIADPDAVAFGSKTRIGREAITYIREMPDGTVLLVEEIRQSRGEAAVNTMWKKAPAAKDAYALKRILLSNVRNDGGTVVKVFTKAEAVKEQRDLSEVRAALTARARKAGQAFGSQGWRKGGEFWSDLLTDAMGRSTRWNVLSLVPGRPLFKELGRNLLAAQSYIAHKDEMDAQRTAWHARAADTAQEWMKLRRKDADGNRAFMDLLHEATIAQVDPSNPFEPRNVSMADPEGVAREAARARAHADLSARFKALPEGFRAMWGRVRGDYDAIGDAFEDAILKNIELASEIAVRRAQRDHAKALREIDDEGLTGAERDAAIAEADARLAKIEQSAKVNGRARLQKLRAVFEGNRLSGPYVPLARHGQFFVTVRDENGKVVSFSLFETAGAQRAFAAEAEKTAPGRVQHGVMSESADLRRQVDPSFVADVEGILADTGASPEVMDAIWQRWLETLPDQSIRKSSIHRKGRAGYSTDALRAYGDHLFHGGHQLAKLQWGLRLEDDLDEATEEAKRQPDPNRAQAVVNEMRQRHAFTMNPQGSPLIAAASGMAFTLQLAASPAAALVNITQTTVVGAPMLAARFQKAGVPGVARHLMRAMRDFTRAKGYLENSNVLTGDEKAALDEALRRGVIDRTQAHSLAEIADHGVSHSPARDQVQRALGFFFHHAERMNREVTFVAAYRLGREDGLTHAAAIDAATDATWAAHFDAQNNSRPRFMQNDLGKLLTTFRSFQVNMLYRLFRDLHQTFNGATPELRREARLQAVGITLSMFAHAGIRGVWGYALLTTLLSMFLPGDDDDLDAWLQDALLFEGDSLPTTAWNFAMGAVLNGVPGQVTGVDLTNRIGMPELWLREQRDGIKADEAGWQYVKDALGPTIGWMAASVPMGLSDIAEGEYWRGTERIMPKAVRDPMKAARYAWEGVQTKDGDIILENVSPLNVLQQSLGFTPAAVAERYEQANMLRKGQAEINTRRQRLHKRAVDAIKAGEPIPAKVIDEIMAFNRDVPEWPITSETIRASWRGRERAAERAQIGVNLNPRLTERLTASLPKPVPTF
- a CDS encoding DUF883 family protein, with translation MANNQTASDLKNDLKDTANKTADDVKSGVNKMANDVRGATDEAADKLRQTASDVRSTAADLADTAREKGSEYLDAAREKVDAVREKGAEMADRLYREGERRADEVAQYAGDYYDELSDMVRRKPAQALGIAAGVGFLVGLILARR